The DNA segment GCCCGTGGCTGGCCGCTGCTGCCCTGCACGATGCGGAACCGCGCCTTGGCCGCATGGCCAGCGGTGACCGGCGCGCTGTCGAGCAGGAACTCGACACGGGGCTTGCTGCGCTGGGCGGCCAGGGCCTTGTTGGGCTGCACCTCGGCAGTGAAGCAGTGGGCGATCTGCGGCTGGTTGAGCATCACCGCAAGGTCGAAGGTGCCCGGCGCCGGCAGCTTGATCCGGCTGCTGAACACACCCGGCTCCACCTCGCGCATGCTGCGGTCGATGACCCGCGCGGCGCGGGATGTATGGCCACGGTTGAGGTAGCCGGTCATGGGGGCGTTCATGCCTTCCATGTAGAAGTAGGTGGTGTTGTCCACCGGGTTGACCACGAACACCGCGCCTTCGTCGCGTGCCTGGCTGAGGCTGTCGGCGAGCGGCAGGTCGCCGGCGAGCTTGGGCGCCGCCGGCCCCGCCTCGAAGGCCTGGACGATGATCGGCTTGCCTTTGCCCAGGGACTCCAGGTTGATCATGCTCACCTTGGGTGATGCCAGGCCGCGCACGTAGGCGTAGTTGCGGGTGAACACCAGTTGGTAGGGCTCGGCGGTGACTTCGGTGCGCTGGACGATTTCGTCGCTGCCGGCGTCCAGCACCAGCACCTGGTCGTCCAGGCTGTTCAGGGCCAGGCCGAAGCGGCCGTCCTGGGTGAAGCGCAGCGGCCCCAGGCCGGGACCGGTTTCGATCACTTTGCGCACCTTGAGGCTCTGGGTGTCGATCACGGTGATGCTGCCGGCCTTGCCGTCGCTGACGTAGAGCGCGCCGGAAAGCGGCGACACCGCCAGCGACAGCGGGCTCGGTCCGGTTTCGATGTCCTTCAGCACCTTCAGGCTGGCAACGTCGATCACCGTCACGCGACCGGCATCGCGGCTGCTGACGAAGGCATGGCGCGAGTCGGCGCTGAAGGCGATTTCGTGGTGGCCGCCGCCGGTGGCCAGGGTCGCCACGGTCTTGCGGGTCTGGGTGTCGATCACAGTGACGCCCCCCTCCTCGCCCCGGCCAGCGTTGTTGCCGACCCAGAGGTAGCGCCCGTCGGGCTGCAGGGCCACGCGCACCGGCTCAGGCCCGGCCGGCAGGTTGCCCAGCACCTTGAACTGGTCGGTATCCACCACGGCCACTTCTCCAGCGCTGGGCATGGACACGTAGAGCAGGCGGTCGTCGGCGCTGGCCGCCCAGTCCATCGGCGGGCGCCTCAGGGCAACGCGGCTCAGTGTGCTGGTGATACCGCCCACCGAGGTGATCGGGTCGATCACGGTCAGCGCGGAGTCCTTGTTCATCACCACCAGGTAATAGCTGTTCAGGTCAACCATCGGCCGCGCACTGAGCACACCCTTGAGGTAGGTGCCGATGCGCGCCTTGCATTGGTTGCCGTCGTCGGTCTTCTGGTTCTCCGGCAAGGCCTGGTCCAGCCAGGCCCCCGGCACCTGCCCGGCCAGGGGCTGGCCGGTGGTGGCGTCGGTGATGCGCAGGCGGATGTCGGCGAACATCCCTTCGGTCAGCACCCCGTCGCTACCCAGCGGCCGGGCCTCGAACTCGATGGCGACGCCGTCGCGCACCAGGCGCTCGGAAACACCGGCAGGTGCGTCTGCCGCAGGCGCCTGGACGGCCCACAAGCCGGTGAACAACAGCAGGCTGGAAGCTTTCTGTAGGGCATTCACCTTGGCATCCCTCCCCTCGTCTGAACCTCGCCCTGAAAGGCGAGCAATGGCTATGCCAGGCGCGGTAGGGCAGTGGAATCAATGGGTTGCGACAGATGACGGGCCGGGCCGGCGGATTTTCCCCACCCATTTCCCCTTTATTGGGGGCAATCCAGCGCAAGCCCGGAAAAAGAAAATCGCAAGCCAGACCTAGCCTGCGATTTTCAGTGTCACGGTCGGTCCCGATCGATGGGTATCGCTTCGCTCCACACCATCCTACGAATCTGCCCACCGTAGGATGGGTTGAGGCACGAAACCCATCACCGGGGTTTCACCGAGCACAACGCTATCCTGTGCCCTCACTACTCGTTGGTCACCCGCAGCAGGCCCCAGACCCCGCCGACGTTGCCGAAGGCGGCGTAGTCCCGGTACAGGTAGTCGCCCGGTACTGCATTGGCGCCCCCGGCGCTGGGAATTGACAGGCTGAAGTGCGCCGCCGGCAACACGCTCTCCTGAGCGCCGATGTAGAGCGCCGCCGGGTTGATGCCGAAGCGCAACGAGCCGATACCCGCGTCCTTCTGCGGATAGCCCCACTGGTCGATCTTCTCCGAGAGGTAAGGGTTGAACGCCCACACATGGCCATCGAGCTGGAAGGTCATGCCACGGCTGCCGCCCGAAGGCATGGTCACGTGGGTACGGAACGGCTGGCCGGGCTTGACCTTCATGATCGGGGTCATCGGATCGCCGCCCACCAGTTCGTTGCTGTAGGCCATGTGCGCGTTGGGCACGTCACCCCAGCCCTGGCCCTGGGCGTGGCCGAAGGGCGCATCCGGCGCCTTGGCGAAGCGGTACCACAGCGGCTCGCTCCTGTAGTTCACGGCCAT comes from the Pseudomonas sp. TCU-HL1 genome and includes:
- a CDS encoding YncE family protein, which produces MNALQKASSLLLFTGLWAVQAPAADAPAGVSERLVRDGVAIEFEARPLGSDGVLTEGMFADIRLRITDATTGQPLAGQVPGAWLDQALPENQKTDDGNQCKARIGTYLKGVLSARPMVDLNSYYLVVMNKDSALTVIDPITSVGGITSTLSRVALRRPPMDWAASADDRLLYVSMPSAGEVAVVDTDQFKVLGNLPAGPEPVRVALQPDGRYLWVGNNAGRGEEGGVTVIDTQTRKTVATLATGGGHHEIAFSADSRHAFVSSRDAGRVTVIDVASLKVLKDIETGPSPLSLAVSPLSGALYVSDGKAGSITVIDTQSLKVRKVIETGPGLGPLRFTQDGRFGLALNSLDDQVLVLDAGSDEIVQRTEVTAEPYQLVFTRNYAYVRGLASPKVSMINLESLGKGKPIIVQAFEAGPAAPKLAGDLPLADSLSQARDEGAVFVVNPVDNTTYFYMEGMNAPMTGYLNRGHTSRAARVIDRSMREVEPGVFSSRIKLPAPGTFDLAVMLNQPQIAHCFTAEVQPNKALAAQRSKPRVEFLLDSAPVTAGHAAKARFRIVQGSSGQPRAGIADLRVRYFQAPASRPREVAAVEVGEGIYEAPLALDKAGAYYLHVGSASLGMAFGSQPYASLRAVPAQARMTP